Proteins from one Deltaproteobacteria bacterium genomic window:
- the rnk gene encoding nucleoside diphosphate kinase regulator, giving the protein MTDLPHVRVSSFDIERLERVIASTGGPEAARLEDELMRAEVIDVAAVPPTLVTMNSRVRYRDELAETEHTITLVFPHEADASQGRVSILAPIASALLGLTVGDAIEWPVPRDRTTRLRVLGLEYQPEAAGDLRR; this is encoded by the coding sequence AGCAGCTTCGACATCGAGCGCCTCGAGCGGGTGATCGCCTCGACTGGCGGACCGGAGGCCGCGCGCCTTGAAGACGAGCTGATGCGCGCCGAGGTGATCGACGTCGCGGCCGTGCCGCCGACGCTCGTCACCATGAACTCGCGGGTGCGCTACCGCGACGAGCTGGCGGAGACCGAGCACACGATCACGCTCGTATTTCCGCACGAGGCGGACGCATCCCAAGGGCGCGTGTCGATCCTCGCGCCGATAGCCAGCGCGCTTCTGGGGCTGACCGTCGGAGACGCGATCGAATGGCCCGTGCCCAGGGACCGCACCACCCGGCTACGCGTACTCGGCCTCGAGTACCAACCCGAAGCCGCAGGCGACCTCCGTCGATAG